GCCTATAAGTACGTTATCAGGGACAAGTTCTCCTTTGTCCATGTATGCCTTGGCTGCAAGTCCCAGTTCCGTTCCTTCTCTAACATTTGCCCGCAGGATATCTCCTGTGGAAATCTGCGGAATTCCGTAGAAGTCAACCAGTTTTTTGGCCTGGGTACCTTTGCCGGCACCCGGGGGCCCGAAGAGTATTATATTCATCGAAGATCCCCTTTTTGCATCCTTTTATTTGATTGTTTTCCCTTAATCATCTATCTTTTTCAGTTAGCCCTGCAATAAAAAGTTATAAAGTTTCATTGCTCCCCAAAGAAAGAACGAATCATCGGGTGCATCTCCATCATCTGCTCGGAAGCTATATCCTCATACAGACGGTACACAATACTTACAGTCAGCAAAAGCCCCGTACCTCCAGCACTTCCAAGAGTACCGAGCAGGCTCGCAATCAGGGTCAGTAATCCTATAAAAGCCCCGCCTATAACGGTAACCTTTGGGATATAACGCTGCATGACTTTTTCAATACTGCTGATGTTCCGCCTGAAACCAGGAATCTGCATACCTGAGTTGAAGATCTTCTGAGCTGTCTGTTTAGCACCCATGCCTGTAGTCTCTATCCAGAAGAGGGCAAAGATAATACCTCCTGCAATCAGAAACGTGGCATCTATAAAGACATGCAGTGCGATCTGCCACATAGCCGGAGCGGTTGCCCCATAGCTTGCAAATGATTGCTGTACCAGGGACGGGATCCAGTCATATGGGCTGTTTATAGGAGACAGATAATACATGATCCCGTTCAATGGGGTTGAGCCGCTGAATTCTCCGAGGAAAGTAATCCCTCTGCCGGAAAGAATAATCCCTACCATCTGGATGTTAGCCTGAAGAGCCCTGACAAGGATCATTGGCAGGACTGATGCGTAAATAAGTTTGACCGGGAAGCGGCCCCTTGCTCCTCTAACTGCACTGTGAGCGAGAGGGATTTCTATTCTTGTACTCTCCACATACACCACGAGCAGGAAGATAGCAATCGTACTCAGGAGAGCAAGAATGCCTCCACTGACCAGCATGAATAAAAGGCCTTCACCGGATAAGAGGTAGCCTGCATCGGTATTCTGGGCTATGTAAATCCATTTGGGAATAAGACCTACAGGGAGCCCGTTTTCCATTTCCCAGTTAAATATCCCTGTAACGATCTGCTGAGAGATTCCCGCAACTATGAAAAGCCCGACTCCTGAACCGATACCCCATTTGGAGACCACTTCGTCCATGAAAAGAACCAGCACGCCTCCAATAAAGATCTGGACAAGGAGCAGTAAAGTGATCACTCCCAGGCCTACACCAAGAGTAGAAGCAAGCCCCGGATCCGGCTGGATGTATCCACCAAGAAGCTGTGGAAGAGCTTCCAGAATAATCATAACAAAGACAAGGAACTTCTGAGATCCCTGGAAGAATGACTGATCTCTGGGGTCCGAAAGGTCCAGTTTGATAATGTCTGCCCCGACAAGAAGCTGCAGGACAATGGAAGCCGTAACAATTGGACCTATACCAAGGAGAACTAAAGTTCCCGAAGCCCCGGCAAAGAAGGCACGATAAGATTCAAAAAGGTCAATAGAATCCTGAGACATTCCGAAGAGCGGCACATTTGCAAGAGCAAAATACAGCACCAGAATTCCCAGAGTCCACCAGAGTTTATCTTTAAAGTGGACATGTTTTTCCGGACTTGCTACTGCAGGTAACTTATTAAAAAACGGTTCTAAGGTATCCCTGAGAGTCATCGATTACACCATTCAAAACATAAATTTTTTTACTATTTTAAATATTAGATTATGCTTTTACCGTAAAATAATGGTATATAGCACACCTAATATAAAAAGTTACTAAAAGAATGAAATAAGTAGGGTCGAGATGACACTACTTATTCTGCATCGATGCAGCTTCCGCCAGCATTTTCGATTTTTTCGCGGGCAGACGCGGAAAACTCCTCTGAAGTGACCACAAGGTTCTTTGTGACACGTCCGCTTCCAAGGACCTTCTCGATTCCGAGGTTTTCAAGGTTAATGTGGTATGCTCCATCCTTAACTTCTGCAAGCCCTTCTTCAACAAGATAGGGAGCAAGTTCGTCAAGTTCTCCAACATTTACTATTGAAATGTCCTTTGAAACTTCAACAGGGCGCTTGAAACCGTGCTTTCCGTAGCTGTATCCACGCATCATAGCTCTTACGAAGTGGTGTTTGCAGCCACCGGCTTTTCCACGGCCTCCGCGGTTTCCGGCTCCACGCCTGTTTTTATGGGTCCCGCCTCCGCAGGTCCTGGACCCTCTGAACTTCTTAATATCCATTTAAACCACCTTATCTCATCTTGTGCAGGAGCACGTTGATATTTTCTTCGTGGTTTCCGAGTACGCCGCCCTGCTGGACTGTCCTCTTAATCCCTGCATGCCCTTTTCTGGGCGGGTGAAGCCTGAATACAGGTTTCAGTTTGGGGACGTCCTTAAGGGAAGCTTTTCCCTCGACAACTGCTTCTGCGAAGGCCTTTATGGAATCATAGTCCGTGTTTTCACGGATGTATTCTTCTGTAAGGCGAGCGTCGCCTTCAAGCCTTCCACGGTTTTCAAGGACTTCTGCAAGAGTCTTTGCATCAATCTTTCCGTATGCAACGTAGTCCTTTACTTTCTGGACCATGCCCTTGTAGTGAGGATTCTCCGGCAAGAACACACAGTGGTTAACTTTGTGCAGGCGGAGCATCTTCATAGTATCCTCAATGGTATAGCGAACGTTGACCTGACCTCTCAGTCTCACAACTGCATACATCTCAGATTTCCTCCTTACCGTAGTACACAGGCAGTCTTACGACATTGACCTGATTGAGGGCATCATATGTAGCCTTTGCGAAGTTGAGGGTAGACCTGGTAGTTCCGAAGGTCTTGGTCCATACGTCTTTAATGCCGGCTTTTTCAAGCACTTTGGTTGCAGTGTTCCCTGCAGCAATCCCGAGACCTCTTGGGGCAGGGATGAGGGTTACGCTTACACTGCCTGCCTTTCCTGTGACCTCGTAAGGTACAGTGTGCGGCAGTCCGCAGGCGCATTCCCAGGAACCGCAGCCTCTGCGGATATAGGTAATATTGAGCTTTGCAGCGTCGATTGCCTTGCGGATAGCAGGCCCGACCTGTACGTCTTTTGCCTGTCCGAGCCCTACATAGCCGTTTCTGTTTCCTACGATTACGGTTGCTCTGAACTTCACACGGCGTCCTGAGTCAGTCATCCTCTGGACCATGTTAATGTCAAGCACCTCATCTTCCAGGTCAGGAAGCAGCATATCAATTATCTGGGGTTCTCTAATAGGCAGGCCTGATTTGATTGCTTCGTCCATGGAAGCAACCTGTCCTTCAACGACTAATTTTCCAAGCCTGGTTTTCGGGACCCAATCTTGATCGAATGCCATTTAATCACCTTAACTAAATTCAGCAAAGATTTTCTCTTTGGTTGCTTCAAACTGCTCTGGCAGGTCTGAGCTCTCTTCTCTGTATTCGGCTATGTGCTCTCCGCGGATCCTCTCGTCAGAGGGGAACACGTCGGAACTGCATGGAATTTCAAAGCCAGAATCTACGATCCCTTTAAGGGCGGCGTAAACTCTTGAACCTGCAGAGGAAGCCTGGAGACCTATGTCCAGAATGCCTCCTTCATAGCCCTTCTGCAAACTCTTCAGCCCGAATAAGAGCCCTGTAAGGTATGCAGCCGTTGTGTTTCCGGTAGCTCCTGTGTAACCGTACTTTGCAAGTTCACTTGAAACGGCTGAGGAATATGTTATGTCCCCTTCAGGGGTCGGAGCTAGTAACTGGATCTGAACGTTTCTTGCACTCTTTCTGACAACCACACGGTCCTGCCCTGAGAGTAGTAATTTAAGGCGGAGGTGGTAATTGGTGCGTCCTTCTCTTCTTCTTCTAAAAGGAACCTTATATCTTGGTCCTGTTGCCATTTTCAGCTCCTCCAGGTTATTTCTGTAACAGTTTTTCGGACTCAAGGTGGGAGTTCAGGTGAGAAACGCTTCTGTATTCTCCGCCTTTTGCCTTTCTATAGAGTCTGCAGTACACTGACTTATCAAGTGCTCCGTCTGCGCGCA
This window of the Methanosarcina mazei S-6 genome carries:
- the secY gene encoding preprotein translocase subunit SecY, with protein sequence MTLRDTLEPFFNKLPAVASPEKHVHFKDKLWWTLGILVLYFALANVPLFGMSQDSIDLFESYRAFFAGASGTLVLLGIGPIVTASIVLQLLVGADIIKLDLSDPRDQSFFQGSQKFLVFVMIILEALPQLLGGYIQPDPGLASTLGVGLGVITLLLLVQIFIGGVLVLFMDEVVSKWGIGSGVGLFIVAGISQQIVTGIFNWEMENGLPVGLIPKWIYIAQNTDAGYLLSGEGLLFMLVSGGILALLSTIAIFLLVVYVESTRIEIPLAHSAVRGARGRFPVKLIYASVLPMILVRALQANIQMVGIILSGRGITFLGEFSGSTPLNGIMYYLSPINSPYDWIPSLVQQSFASYGATAPAMWQIALHVFIDATFLIAGGIIFALFWIETTGMGAKQTAQKIFNSGMQIPGFRRNISSIEKVMQRYIPKVTVIGGAFIGLLTLIASLLGTLGSAGGTGLLLTVSIVYRLYEDIASEQMMEMHPMIRSFFGEQ
- a CDS encoding uL15m family ribosomal protein, translated to MDIKKFRGSRTCGGGTHKNRRGAGNRGGRGKAGGCKHHFVRAMMRGYSYGKHGFKRPVEVSKDISIVNVGELDELAPYLVEEGLAEVKDGAYHINLENLGIEKVLGSGRVTKNLVVTSEEFSASAREKIENAGGSCIDAE
- a CDS encoding 50S ribosomal protein L30; its protein translation is MYAVVRLRGQVNVRYTIEDTMKMLRLHKVNHCVFLPENPHYKGMVQKVKDYVAYGKIDAKTLAEVLENRGRLEGDARLTEEYIRENTDYDSIKAFAEAVVEGKASLKDVPKLKPVFRLHPPRKGHAGIKRTVQQGGVLGNHEENINVLLHKMR
- a CDS encoding 30S ribosomal protein S5 — its product is MAFDQDWVPKTRLGKLVVEGQVASMDEAIKSGLPIREPQIIDMLLPDLEDEVLDINMVQRMTDSGRRVKFRATVIVGNRNGYVGLGQAKDVQVGPAIRKAIDAAKLNITYIRRGCGSWECACGLPHTVPYEVTGKAGSVSVTLIPAPRGLGIAAGNTATKVLEKAGIKDVWTKTFGTTRSTLNFAKATYDALNQVNVVRLPVYYGKEEI
- a CDS encoding 50S ribosomal protein L18, with the protein product MATGPRYKVPFRRRREGRTNYHLRLKLLLSGQDRVVVRKSARNVQIQLLAPTPEGDITYSSAVSSELAKYGYTGATGNTTAAYLTGLLFGLKSLQKGYEGGILDIGLQASSAGSRVYAALKGIVDSGFEIPCSSDVFPSDERIRGEHIAEYREESSDLPEQFEATKEKIFAEFS